In a single window of the Gossypium hirsutum isolate 1008001.06 chromosome A13, Gossypium_hirsutum_v2.1, whole genome shotgun sequence genome:
- the LOC107939039 gene encoding non-lysosomal glucosylceramidase isoform X1, with the protein MENGVKDTLENDFTSCSASLEVDPAKPASLTWLRQLNSIGKPPAGFGLSFKEIMYLAPIGFRLWRYTREEEATGRIPIFDFFRKHLVTCDHGVPLGGIGAGSIGRGYRGEFQRFKLFGTVCEEGPILANQFSAFVSRPNGQKYSTVLCARSPEVTKGSTGSGIESWDWNLKGEKCTYHGLFPRSWTIYEGEPDPELRISCRQISPFIPHNYKESSLPVSVFTFTLSNTGRTSADVTLLFTWANSVGGISGFSGDHLNSKMKMENGVRGVLLHHKTAKGQPPLTFAISAKETNEVHVSECPCFLISGKSRGISAKDMWHEIKKNGSFENLSYEECSPSEQGSSIGAAVAASVTVPPGSDRRATFSLAWDCPEVRFGDKTYYKRYSKYYGTLGDAAGNIASDAIFDHSTWESQIESWQRPILEDKRLPEWYPVTLFNELYYLNAGGTIWTDGSAPMQSLASLGDRKFSLDKSRSHLDNAINTANHKNIAIEILERMTSTLEKAHIPLTSNSALGSQLLQDGEENIGQFLYLEGSEYLMFNTYDVHFYSSFALLMLFPKLELSFQRDFAAAVMMHDPSKMEIMYDGKWVPRKILGAVPHDIGLNDPWFEVNAYNLFNTDNWKDLNPKFVLQIHRDIVATGDKSFALAVWPSVYTAMAFMDQFDKDSDGMIENEGFPDQTYDAWPVDGVSAYSGGLWVAALQATASIAHQVGDDEAAAYFHTKYQKAKSVYATLWNGSYFNYDNTANSSSRCILADQLAGQWYTGASGLMPIADDDKVRTALQKIYDFNVLKVKGGMRGAVNGMLPDGRVDMTGMQSREIWAGVTYALAATMIQEGMVETAFKTAAGAHEAAWSQQGLGYSFQTPEAWNTDEEYRSLCYMRPLAIWAMQWALTNPKLSTEETKHPYGEIDECLYQKQHLAFSKVAHLLKLPNKEETSKTFLRSLVQFICRRLPI; encoded by the exons ATGGAGAATGGAGTCAAAGATACACTTGAAAACGATTTCACTAGCTGTTCTGCTTCCCTAGAG GTTGATCCGGCGAAACCTGCTTCACTCACATGGCTACGGCAATTGAACAGCATTGGAAAACCCCCTGCTGGTTTTGGCCTAAGTTTTAAAGAGATAATGTATTTG GCACCTATTGGTTTCCGGCTGTGGCGTTACACGAGAGAAGAAGAAGCAACAGGGAGA ATACCAATATTTGATTTTTTCAGAAAGCACCTTGTTACATGTGATCATGGCGTTCCTTTGGGTGGTATAGG GGCAGGAAGCATTGGAAGAGGTTACAGAGGGGAGTTTCAACGCTTCAAACTATTTGGTACAGTATGTGAAGAGGGTCCGATCCTGGCAAATCAGTTCTCT GCATTTGTATCGCGTCCGAATGGACAAAAGTATTCAACCGTATTATGTGCAAGAAGTCCCGAAGTTACCAA AGGAAGTACAGGTTCGGGCATTGAATCTTGGGACTGGAATTTGAAAGGGGAGAAATGTACATACCATGGTTTGTTTCCAAGGTCATGGACTATTTATGAAG GTGAACCTGACCCGGAACTTAGAATCAGTTGTCGTCAAATTTCACCATTTATTCCCCACAACTACAAAGAGAGCAGTTTGCCTGTATCCGTGTTTACATTCACG CTCTCTAATACTGGAAGAACCTCGGCTGATGTCACCTTGCTTTTCACGTGGGCT AACTCAGTAGGTGGAATCTCTGGATTTTCTGGTGATCACTTGAACTCAAAGATGAA AATGGAAAATGGGGTTCGTGGAGTACTTTTACACCACAA AACAGCTAAAGGACAACCTCCACTTACTTTTGCCATTTCTGCAAAAGAAACTAATGAAGTCCATGTCTCAGAGTGCCCTTGCTTTCTCATATCTGGAAAGTCTAGAGGAATTAGTGCCAAAGATATGTGGCATGAAATTAAAAAG AATGGATCATTTGAAAACCTTAGTTATGAAGAATGTTCACCTTCAGAGCAAGGATCATCCATTGGAGCAGCTGTAGCAGCCTCTGTGACTGTTCCTCCCGGTTCTGATCGTAGAGCCACTTTCTCGCTTGCATGGGACTGTCCAGAAGTCCGATTTGGTGACAAGACATACTACAA GCGCTATTCAAAATATTATGGCACTTTAGGCGATGCAGCTGGAAATATTGCAAGTGATGCTATTTTTG ATCATTCCACCTGGGAATCGCAGATAGAATCATGGCAAAGACCAATTCTTGAAGACAAAAGGCTTCCTGAGTG GTACCCTGTCACTCTTTTCAATGAGCTCTACTACCTTAATGCAGGGGGGACGATATGGACAG ATGGATCAGCTCCAATGCAAAGTTTAGCATCCTTGGGAGACAGAAAGTTTTCTCTTGACAAGTCCAGATCACATCTGGATAATGCAATTAACACtgcaaatcataaaaatatagcTATTGAAATCCTAGAAAGGATGACATCTACACTTGAGAAGGCACATATTCCTCTGACATCAAATTCTGCTTTAGGATCCCAGTTGCTTCAGGATGGAGAAGAAAACATTGGTCAGTTCCTCTATCTTGAAGGGAGCGAGTACCTCATGTTTAACACTTATGATGTTCATTTCTACTCATCTTTTGCACTACTCATGCTATTTCCAAAGCTTGAACTGAGCTTCCAGAGAGACTTTGCAGCAGCAGTTATGATGCATGATCCAAGCAAGATGGAAATTATGTATGATGGAAAGTGGGTTCCAAGAAAGATTCTTGGTGCCGTTCCACACGATATTGGGCTTAATGACCCTTGGTTTGAAGTAAATGCTTATAATCTATTTAATACAGATAATTGGAAAGATTTGAATCCCAAGTTTGTTCTCCAAATACATAGGGATATTGTTGCTACAGGAGACAAAAGTTTTGCACTAGCTGTTTGGCCTTCAGTGTATACTGCAATGGCTTTTATGGATCAATTTGATAAAGACAGTGATGGGATGATTGAGAACGAAGGGTTCCCTGACCAAACCTACGATGCATGGCCTGTTGATGGTGTGAGTGCATACAGTGGTGGGCTATGGGTGGCAGCCCTCCAAGCTACTGCATCTATTGCTCATCAAGTAGGTGATGATGAAGCTGCTGCCTATTTTCATACCAAGTATCAAAAGGCAAAATCTGTATATGCAACATTGTGGAATGGGTCCTACTTCAACTACGACAACACGGCAAATAGTTCCAGCAGGTGTATTCTAGCTGATCAATTGGCTGGACAATG GTATACTGGAGCAAGTGGTCTCATGCCAATTGCTGATGATGACAAAGTGAGAACTGCACTTCAAAAGATATATGATTTCAATGTCTTAAAGGTGAAAGGAGGTATGCGTGGTGCGGTAAATGGGATGCTTCCAGATGGACGAGTTGATATGACTGGTATGCAATCAAGGGAAATTTGGGCTGGAGTTACATATGCTCTTGCAGCGACGATGATTCAGGAGGGGATGGTGGAAACGGCATTTAAAACAGCAGCTGGTGCCCATGAAGCTGCTTGGTCACAGCAGGGTCTCGG ATACTCTTTCCAGACTCCAGAAGCGTGGAATACAGATGAAGAATATAGATCCCTGTGTTACATGCGACCATTAGCTATATGGGCAATGCAATGGGCACTGACAAACCCAAAACTCTCCACAGAGGAGACAAAACATCCATATGGAGAGATTGATGAGTGTTTATACCAAAAACAACATCTAGCATTTTCAAAAGTGGCTCACCTCTTAAAGCTGCCTAACAAGGAGGAAACTTCTAAAACCTTCCTACGATCTCTTGTTCAGTTCATTTGCAGAAGACTTCCGATTTGA
- the LOC107939039 gene encoding non-lysosomal glucosylceramidase isoform X2, with the protein MNDVDPAKPASLTWLRQLNSIGKPPAGFGLSFKEIMYLAPIGFRLWRYTREEEATGRIPIFDFFRKHLVTCDHGVPLGGIGAGSIGRGYRGEFQRFKLFGTVCEEGPILANQFSAFVSRPNGQKYSTVLCARSPEVTKGSTGSGIESWDWNLKGEKCTYHGLFPRSWTIYEGEPDPELRISCRQISPFIPHNYKESSLPVSVFTFTLSNTGRTSADVTLLFTWANSVGGISGFSGDHLNSKMKMENGVRGVLLHHKTAKGQPPLTFAISAKETNEVHVSECPCFLISGKSRGISAKDMWHEIKKNGSFENLSYEECSPSEQGSSIGAAVAASVTVPPGSDRRATFSLAWDCPEVRFGDKTYYKRYSKYYGTLGDAAGNIASDAIFDHSTWESQIESWQRPILEDKRLPEWYPVTLFNELYYLNAGGTIWTDGSAPMQSLASLGDRKFSLDKSRSHLDNAINTANHKNIAIEILERMTSTLEKAHIPLTSNSALGSQLLQDGEENIGQFLYLEGSEYLMFNTYDVHFYSSFALLMLFPKLELSFQRDFAAAVMMHDPSKMEIMYDGKWVPRKILGAVPHDIGLNDPWFEVNAYNLFNTDNWKDLNPKFVLQIHRDIVATGDKSFALAVWPSVYTAMAFMDQFDKDSDGMIENEGFPDQTYDAWPVDGVSAYSGGLWVAALQATASIAHQVGDDEAAAYFHTKYQKAKSVYATLWNGSYFNYDNTANSSSRCILADQLAGQWYTGASGLMPIADDDKVRTALQKIYDFNVLKVKGGMRGAVNGMLPDGRVDMTGMQSREIWAGVTYALAATMIQEGMVETAFKTAAGAHEAAWSQQGLGYSFQTPEAWNTDEEYRSLCYMRPLAIWAMQWALTNPKLSTEETKHPYGEIDECLYQKQHLAFSKVAHLLKLPNKEETSKTFLRSLVQFICRRLPI; encoded by the exons ATGAATGAT GTTGATCCGGCGAAACCTGCTTCACTCACATGGCTACGGCAATTGAACAGCATTGGAAAACCCCCTGCTGGTTTTGGCCTAAGTTTTAAAGAGATAATGTATTTG GCACCTATTGGTTTCCGGCTGTGGCGTTACACGAGAGAAGAAGAAGCAACAGGGAGA ATACCAATATTTGATTTTTTCAGAAAGCACCTTGTTACATGTGATCATGGCGTTCCTTTGGGTGGTATAGG GGCAGGAAGCATTGGAAGAGGTTACAGAGGGGAGTTTCAACGCTTCAAACTATTTGGTACAGTATGTGAAGAGGGTCCGATCCTGGCAAATCAGTTCTCT GCATTTGTATCGCGTCCGAATGGACAAAAGTATTCAACCGTATTATGTGCAAGAAGTCCCGAAGTTACCAA AGGAAGTACAGGTTCGGGCATTGAATCTTGGGACTGGAATTTGAAAGGGGAGAAATGTACATACCATGGTTTGTTTCCAAGGTCATGGACTATTTATGAAG GTGAACCTGACCCGGAACTTAGAATCAGTTGTCGTCAAATTTCACCATTTATTCCCCACAACTACAAAGAGAGCAGTTTGCCTGTATCCGTGTTTACATTCACG CTCTCTAATACTGGAAGAACCTCGGCTGATGTCACCTTGCTTTTCACGTGGGCT AACTCAGTAGGTGGAATCTCTGGATTTTCTGGTGATCACTTGAACTCAAAGATGAA AATGGAAAATGGGGTTCGTGGAGTACTTTTACACCACAA AACAGCTAAAGGACAACCTCCACTTACTTTTGCCATTTCTGCAAAAGAAACTAATGAAGTCCATGTCTCAGAGTGCCCTTGCTTTCTCATATCTGGAAAGTCTAGAGGAATTAGTGCCAAAGATATGTGGCATGAAATTAAAAAG AATGGATCATTTGAAAACCTTAGTTATGAAGAATGTTCACCTTCAGAGCAAGGATCATCCATTGGAGCAGCTGTAGCAGCCTCTGTGACTGTTCCTCCCGGTTCTGATCGTAGAGCCACTTTCTCGCTTGCATGGGACTGTCCAGAAGTCCGATTTGGTGACAAGACATACTACAA GCGCTATTCAAAATATTATGGCACTTTAGGCGATGCAGCTGGAAATATTGCAAGTGATGCTATTTTTG ATCATTCCACCTGGGAATCGCAGATAGAATCATGGCAAAGACCAATTCTTGAAGACAAAAGGCTTCCTGAGTG GTACCCTGTCACTCTTTTCAATGAGCTCTACTACCTTAATGCAGGGGGGACGATATGGACAG ATGGATCAGCTCCAATGCAAAGTTTAGCATCCTTGGGAGACAGAAAGTTTTCTCTTGACAAGTCCAGATCACATCTGGATAATGCAATTAACACtgcaaatcataaaaatatagcTATTGAAATCCTAGAAAGGATGACATCTACACTTGAGAAGGCACATATTCCTCTGACATCAAATTCTGCTTTAGGATCCCAGTTGCTTCAGGATGGAGAAGAAAACATTGGTCAGTTCCTCTATCTTGAAGGGAGCGAGTACCTCATGTTTAACACTTATGATGTTCATTTCTACTCATCTTTTGCACTACTCATGCTATTTCCAAAGCTTGAACTGAGCTTCCAGAGAGACTTTGCAGCAGCAGTTATGATGCATGATCCAAGCAAGATGGAAATTATGTATGATGGAAAGTGGGTTCCAAGAAAGATTCTTGGTGCCGTTCCACACGATATTGGGCTTAATGACCCTTGGTTTGAAGTAAATGCTTATAATCTATTTAATACAGATAATTGGAAAGATTTGAATCCCAAGTTTGTTCTCCAAATACATAGGGATATTGTTGCTACAGGAGACAAAAGTTTTGCACTAGCTGTTTGGCCTTCAGTGTATACTGCAATGGCTTTTATGGATCAATTTGATAAAGACAGTGATGGGATGATTGAGAACGAAGGGTTCCCTGACCAAACCTACGATGCATGGCCTGTTGATGGTGTGAGTGCATACAGTGGTGGGCTATGGGTGGCAGCCCTCCAAGCTACTGCATCTATTGCTCATCAAGTAGGTGATGATGAAGCTGCTGCCTATTTTCATACCAAGTATCAAAAGGCAAAATCTGTATATGCAACATTGTGGAATGGGTCCTACTTCAACTACGACAACACGGCAAATAGTTCCAGCAGGTGTATTCTAGCTGATCAATTGGCTGGACAATG GTATACTGGAGCAAGTGGTCTCATGCCAATTGCTGATGATGACAAAGTGAGAACTGCACTTCAAAAGATATATGATTTCAATGTCTTAAAGGTGAAAGGAGGTATGCGTGGTGCGGTAAATGGGATGCTTCCAGATGGACGAGTTGATATGACTGGTATGCAATCAAGGGAAATTTGGGCTGGAGTTACATATGCTCTTGCAGCGACGATGATTCAGGAGGGGATGGTGGAAACGGCATTTAAAACAGCAGCTGGTGCCCATGAAGCTGCTTGGTCACAGCAGGGTCTCGG ATACTCTTTCCAGACTCCAGAAGCGTGGAATACAGATGAAGAATATAGATCCCTGTGTTACATGCGACCATTAGCTATATGGGCAATGCAATGGGCACTGACAAACCCAAAACTCTCCACAGAGGAGACAAAACATCCATATGGAGAGATTGATGAGTGTTTATACCAAAAACAACATCTAGCATTTTCAAAAGTGGCTCACCTCTTAAAGCTGCCTAACAAGGAGGAAACTTCTAAAACCTTCCTACGATCTCTTGTTCAGTTCATTTGCAGAAGACTTCCGATTTGA
- the LOC107939039 gene encoding non-lysosomal glucosylceramidase isoform X3, translating into MKMENGVRGVLLHHKTAKGQPPLTFAISAKETNEVHVSECPCFLISGKSRGISAKDMWHEIKKNGSFENLSYEECSPSEQGSSIGAAVAASVTVPPGSDRRATFSLAWDCPEVRFGDKTYYKRYSKYYGTLGDAAGNIASDAIFDHSTWESQIESWQRPILEDKRLPEWYPVTLFNELYYLNAGGTIWTDGSAPMQSLASLGDRKFSLDKSRSHLDNAINTANHKNIAIEILERMTSTLEKAHIPLTSNSALGSQLLQDGEENIGQFLYLEGSEYLMFNTYDVHFYSSFALLMLFPKLELSFQRDFAAAVMMHDPSKMEIMYDGKWVPRKILGAVPHDIGLNDPWFEVNAYNLFNTDNWKDLNPKFVLQIHRDIVATGDKSFALAVWPSVYTAMAFMDQFDKDSDGMIENEGFPDQTYDAWPVDGVSAYSGGLWVAALQATASIAHQVGDDEAAAYFHTKYQKAKSVYATLWNGSYFNYDNTANSSSRCILADQLAGQWYTGASGLMPIADDDKVRTALQKIYDFNVLKVKGGMRGAVNGMLPDGRVDMTGMQSREIWAGVTYALAATMIQEGMVETAFKTAAGAHEAAWSQQGLGYSFQTPEAWNTDEEYRSLCYMRPLAIWAMQWALTNPKLSTEETKHPYGEIDECLYQKQHLAFSKVAHLLKLPNKEETSKTFLRSLVQFICRRLPI; encoded by the exons ATGAA AATGGAAAATGGGGTTCGTGGAGTACTTTTACACCACAA AACAGCTAAAGGACAACCTCCACTTACTTTTGCCATTTCTGCAAAAGAAACTAATGAAGTCCATGTCTCAGAGTGCCCTTGCTTTCTCATATCTGGAAAGTCTAGAGGAATTAGTGCCAAAGATATGTGGCATGAAATTAAAAAG AATGGATCATTTGAAAACCTTAGTTATGAAGAATGTTCACCTTCAGAGCAAGGATCATCCATTGGAGCAGCTGTAGCAGCCTCTGTGACTGTTCCTCCCGGTTCTGATCGTAGAGCCACTTTCTCGCTTGCATGGGACTGTCCAGAAGTCCGATTTGGTGACAAGACATACTACAA GCGCTATTCAAAATATTATGGCACTTTAGGCGATGCAGCTGGAAATATTGCAAGTGATGCTATTTTTG ATCATTCCACCTGGGAATCGCAGATAGAATCATGGCAAAGACCAATTCTTGAAGACAAAAGGCTTCCTGAGTG GTACCCTGTCACTCTTTTCAATGAGCTCTACTACCTTAATGCAGGGGGGACGATATGGACAG ATGGATCAGCTCCAATGCAAAGTTTAGCATCCTTGGGAGACAGAAAGTTTTCTCTTGACAAGTCCAGATCACATCTGGATAATGCAATTAACACtgcaaatcataaaaatatagcTATTGAAATCCTAGAAAGGATGACATCTACACTTGAGAAGGCACATATTCCTCTGACATCAAATTCTGCTTTAGGATCCCAGTTGCTTCAGGATGGAGAAGAAAACATTGGTCAGTTCCTCTATCTTGAAGGGAGCGAGTACCTCATGTTTAACACTTATGATGTTCATTTCTACTCATCTTTTGCACTACTCATGCTATTTCCAAAGCTTGAACTGAGCTTCCAGAGAGACTTTGCAGCAGCAGTTATGATGCATGATCCAAGCAAGATGGAAATTATGTATGATGGAAAGTGGGTTCCAAGAAAGATTCTTGGTGCCGTTCCACACGATATTGGGCTTAATGACCCTTGGTTTGAAGTAAATGCTTATAATCTATTTAATACAGATAATTGGAAAGATTTGAATCCCAAGTTTGTTCTCCAAATACATAGGGATATTGTTGCTACAGGAGACAAAAGTTTTGCACTAGCTGTTTGGCCTTCAGTGTATACTGCAATGGCTTTTATGGATCAATTTGATAAAGACAGTGATGGGATGATTGAGAACGAAGGGTTCCCTGACCAAACCTACGATGCATGGCCTGTTGATGGTGTGAGTGCATACAGTGGTGGGCTATGGGTGGCAGCCCTCCAAGCTACTGCATCTATTGCTCATCAAGTAGGTGATGATGAAGCTGCTGCCTATTTTCATACCAAGTATCAAAAGGCAAAATCTGTATATGCAACATTGTGGAATGGGTCCTACTTCAACTACGACAACACGGCAAATAGTTCCAGCAGGTGTATTCTAGCTGATCAATTGGCTGGACAATG GTATACTGGAGCAAGTGGTCTCATGCCAATTGCTGATGATGACAAAGTGAGAACTGCACTTCAAAAGATATATGATTTCAATGTCTTAAAGGTGAAAGGAGGTATGCGTGGTGCGGTAAATGGGATGCTTCCAGATGGACGAGTTGATATGACTGGTATGCAATCAAGGGAAATTTGGGCTGGAGTTACATATGCTCTTGCAGCGACGATGATTCAGGAGGGGATGGTGGAAACGGCATTTAAAACAGCAGCTGGTGCCCATGAAGCTGCTTGGTCACAGCAGGGTCTCGG ATACTCTTTCCAGACTCCAGAAGCGTGGAATACAGATGAAGAATATAGATCCCTGTGTTACATGCGACCATTAGCTATATGGGCAATGCAATGGGCACTGACAAACCCAAAACTCTCCACAGAGGAGACAAAACATCCATATGGAGAGATTGATGAGTGTTTATACCAAAAACAACATCTAGCATTTTCAAAAGTGGCTCACCTCTTAAAGCTGCCTAACAAGGAGGAAACTTCTAAAACCTTCCTACGATCTCTTGTTCAGTTCATTTGCAGAAGACTTCCGATTTGA